A window of the Dyadobacter pollutisoli genome harbors these coding sequences:
- a CDS encoding caspase family protein, with protein MRNSSLIKWMLLAFIIFCGNPSTAVSTLHFIVFADTDDPSIGESVLKTYVYLTSDLQATLSKYSGLKVVAKPFYGPDCNVANLDKTVNELNVGPNDAVLFYFVGHGWNRRLSTYPSMIFGNANTERVNLEQSSRDLEEVYKKLRAKNPRFSLVVADACNGDRMDEPQVTSTRKVLVMKPVTPNPSSLVKLFNNFRGGMIMSSSQRNTFSYSDPKGGWMSLSFQSAMGEMYSTNYTGEVSWAKFADRVKEKTMAEAQKNDTEQEPQYSIKDIYPVIGSATLATTQRSVSSSEPGKTSLSKEPCKSVTNYVNETALSGIREDLPMLIEIYEKIDSDNAVEYAETFSLFYKNQKAFYDNLGQAVFYQVDGVPQHCKPSLQTVTGWVGSNAKEVNQRYAIIQKYASQPNRLVQQARNDLPTIIQRLEEILKELDR; from the coding sequence ATGAGAAATAGTTCTTTGATCAAATGGATGTTGCTGGCGTTCATAATCTTTTGCGGCAATCCGTCGACAGCTGTGAGTACCTTGCATTTTATCGTTTTTGCAGATACTGATGATCCTAGTATCGGTGAATCAGTGCTCAAAACATACGTGTATCTGACCAGCGACCTGCAAGCCACATTATCAAAATATTCGGGGCTCAAAGTGGTGGCAAAGCCATTTTATGGCCCTGATTGTAATGTGGCAAACCTCGACAAAACGGTAAATGAGCTTAATGTTGGGCCAAACGATGCGGTGCTTTTCTATTTTGTCGGCCACGGCTGGAACCGCCGTTTGAGTACTTATCCCTCCATGATTTTCGGAAATGCGAATACCGAGCGGGTCAATCTGGAACAATCATCCCGCGATCTGGAAGAAGTTTACAAAAAGCTTCGCGCCAAAAACCCACGCTTTTCACTGGTTGTTGCCGATGCCTGTAATGGCGACAGAATGGACGAGCCACAGGTCACAAGCACCCGCAAGGTATTGGTAATGAAACCCGTAACACCGAACCCGTCCAGCCTAGTCAAGCTTTTCAACAATTTTCGAGGCGGCATGATCATGAGCAGTTCGCAACGCAATACATTTTCATATAGTGATCCAAAAGGCGGCTGGATGAGCCTTTCTTTCCAGAGTGCTATGGGTGAAATGTATTCGACCAACTACACCGGAGAGGTTTCCTGGGCAAAGTTTGCCGATCGTGTGAAGGAAAAAACGATGGCAGAGGCACAGAAGAATGACACCGAGCAAGAGCCTCAGTATAGTATTAAAGACATTTATCCGGTTATCGGCTCTGCAACCCTGGCAACGACCCAGCGCAGTGTTTCATCATCTGAACCGGGCAAAACTTCGCTGTCCAAAGAGCCGTGCAAATCAGTTACAAACTATGTAAATGAAACCGCACTTTCGGGAATCCGGGAAGACCTCCCGATGCTTATTGAGATCTACGAAAAAATCGACAGTGATAATGCGGTAGAATACGCCGAGACATTCTCTCTTTTTTACAAAAATCAAAAAGCATTTTACGACAACCTCGGGCAGGCCGTATTTTATCAGGTAGATGGAGTGCCCCAACATTGCAAACCCAGCCTGCAAACGGTGACTGGCTGGGTGGGCTCAAATGCGAAAGAAGTCAATCAGCGTTATGCGATTATTCAAAAATATGCCTCGCAGCCAAACCGGCTGGTACAACAGGCGCGGAACGACCTGCCTACCATTATTCAACGACTTGAAGAGATCCTAAAGGAGTTGGACAGGTAA
- a CDS encoding M48 family metalloprotease gives MGVNLYPLKFAGSCTFYLTLLAFNCLAQKEVPINIVLKNVTVRDFKAPYTTLPVLVEKDESRYPALEINEQTTFKKDRRTSLPLANLKQGMRVVVTIDYLQESNKAIAKEIMLDNGYYTTTTLEGIFEDISGERAYVDGQTVTLVKDKKIKGQEGWKGKEFSKFSDMQLGSSLRLRGKRDLDGVINVESGTVTPVLMADDDRMLRKGMSLVMKVNLDEIKIGNKKSIPIISARSLQAYITTIGDKLIPNYLKKLPLDHPDRVDFRFYIANDELVNAAALPDGVVLINTGLLKAVKNEAQLSAVIGHEVAHVLYKHHTAKMRNSNDWKGVPAAAGIVAGSLAGADAGAAALMLSEAVSKMSMNSFSRKKESQADRIGLYYMVNAGYDPREAAAFWLGRIQEAQEKIDEKQMKNAGQALALSLTGNDSSLEDDEDDKEDEVSAPVSNYDATHPKLKDRFVNLNFLLATTYSSVDYSKLKTGEEDYKAFMDELTGKKKAPAAPGGSTDARKKPKGKTPLKQKSGATKPAATKPGTKK, from the coding sequence ATGGGAGTAAACCTATACCCTCTCAAATTTGCCGGTAGCTGTACATTTTACCTTACCCTTCTTGCATTTAACTGCTTGGCTCAAAAGGAAGTACCGATTAATATCGTACTAAAAAATGTAACGGTGCGCGATTTCAAAGCGCCTTATACAACGCTGCCTGTGCTCGTTGAAAAAGACGAGTCCCGCTATCCCGCTTTGGAAATCAATGAGCAAACGACTTTCAAAAAAGACCGCCGAACCAGCCTGCCACTGGCCAATCTGAAACAGGGAATGCGCGTAGTAGTGACGATCGATTATCTACAGGAAAGCAACAAGGCAATCGCCAAAGAGATTATGCTGGACAATGGGTATTACACTACCACAACGCTGGAAGGCATTTTTGAAGATATTTCGGGCGAACGTGCCTATGTCGACGGGCAAACCGTAACGCTCGTTAAAGACAAAAAAATAAAAGGACAGGAGGGCTGGAAAGGAAAAGAGTTTTCCAAATTCAGTGATATGCAGCTCGGCTCGTCATTGAGATTGCGTGGAAAACGTGACCTTGATGGCGTCATTAATGTAGAATCTGGCACGGTAACGCCCGTGCTGATGGCCGATGACGACCGGATGCTTCGCAAAGGAATGTCGCTGGTTATGAAGGTGAACCTGGATGAAATAAAAATCGGCAACAAAAAAAGCATTCCCATTATTTCCGCGCGAAGTTTGCAGGCCTACATTACCACGATCGGGGACAAACTGATCCCGAACTACCTGAAAAAGCTTCCGCTAGACCATCCCGATCGCGTTGATTTTCGTTTTTATATTGCCAATGATGAGCTGGTAAATGCAGCCGCATTACCTGATGGGGTCGTTTTGATCAACACTGGCTTATTGAAGGCTGTAAAAAACGAGGCGCAACTATCCGCAGTGATCGGTCACGAAGTCGCCCACGTGCTTTACAAACATCACACAGCAAAGATGCGCAACAGCAATGACTGGAAAGGAGTACCGGCGGCGGCAGGGATTGTGGCAGGCTCTTTGGCAGGGGCAGACGCGGGAGCTGCGGCATTAATGCTCTCAGAGGCGGTTTCGAAAATGTCAATGAATTCTTTCAGCCGTAAAAAAGAGAGCCAGGCAGACCGGATAGGACTGTATTACATGGTAAATGCAGGCTATGACCCACGTGAAGCTGCAGCATTTTGGTTGGGAAGAATCCAGGAGGCCCAGGAAAAAATTGACGAGAAACAGATGAAAAATGCCGGCCAGGCGCTCGCCCTTTCGCTGACTGGAAACGACTCGTCGCTGGAAGATGATGAAGACGACAAGGAAGATGAAGTGTCCGCGCCTGTGTCGAACTATGACGCAACCCATCCGAAATTGAAAGACCGCTTTGTGAACCTCAATTTCCTGTTGGCAACCACCTATTCAAGTGTGGATTACAGCAAATTGAAAACCGGAGAGGAAGACTACAAAGCATTTATGGACGAACTGACCGGTAAGAAAAAAGCACCTGCCGCACCTGGCGGCTCGACGGATGCCAGGAAAAAACCGAAAGGAAAGACGCCTCTCAAACAAAAAAGCGGGGCAACAAAGCCAGCGGCCACTAAACCTGGGACCAAAAAGTGA
- a CDS encoding caspase family protein — MMLCVITPLFAQTPRTVSGWMELADNEPDPQKALTYYQQVLNLKSDGPIAAEALNGSAILLAGPQMRELAKAISFSNRAIAMDSTKAKYYVQRAYTYVELNDYLRAEKDYKKAVRMAPKHGDYYSGLSYCQFKNGRFDEAEAAAQKGINLDPKSPYAYRNRGRAKLRRGQADEAIADFQICIDLNHTQLFRVYCDLAEAYEQKGDFQNALKFFSQSVQTDPNYYDAMIGKKNLEEKLKIAALTSPPVNATFAGSRVALVVGNSEYKTARKLQGQPVNDAKAMQTRLLELGFDTLSAINADTEETFRKLDAFYEKAKKSDVALVFYAGHGIHYNGENYLLPVDVPRTKSPGFAEKAISVTTLIDRLQKQTPGFCVIIMDACREDPYFKSESDSVATKAFKKVYVENQIPNCYVALSTSENGFSYNSPKNNGFYTSSLLKNLKKGARMDEVFRIARGEVMDEAVKFGSKQEPVFDNRARDILIL, encoded by the coding sequence ATGATGCTATGCGTCATTACCCCGCTTTTCGCCCAAACCCCGCGCACGGTTTCAGGCTGGATGGAACTGGCCGACAACGAACCCGATCCCCAAAAAGCATTAACCTACTACCAGCAAGTTTTGAATCTCAAATCAGATGGGCCGATCGCGGCGGAGGCTTTAAATGGCTCTGCGATTCTTTTGGCCGGGCCGCAAATGCGTGAGCTTGCGAAAGCCATCTCGTTTAGCAACAGGGCTATTGCAATGGATTCGACCAAAGCCAAATACTATGTGCAGCGTGCCTACACTTACGTGGAGCTAAATGACTATCTGCGGGCTGAGAAGGATTATAAAAAGGCAGTGCGAATGGCGCCGAAGCATGGAGATTATTATAGCGGCCTGAGCTACTGTCAGTTTAAAAATGGCAGGTTCGACGAGGCCGAGGCGGCGGCTCAGAAAGGAATTAATCTTGATCCGAAATCACCTTACGCATATCGGAACCGCGGCAGGGCAAAACTTCGCAGGGGACAGGCCGACGAGGCGATTGCTGACTTTCAGATATGCATTGACCTTAATCACACCCAATTATTCAGGGTGTATTGTGACCTCGCGGAAGCTTATGAGCAAAAAGGCGACTTTCAGAATGCTTTAAAATTCTTCTCGCAATCAGTTCAAACAGACCCGAACTATTATGATGCGATGATTGGTAAAAAGAATCTGGAAGAAAAGCTGAAAATCGCAGCACTGACCTCGCCGCCTGTCAATGCAACTTTCGCCGGTTCACGGGTGGCCCTGGTTGTAGGTAATTCGGAATATAAAACGGCCAGAAAATTGCAGGGGCAGCCCGTCAATGACGCCAAAGCCATGCAAACGCGGCTCCTCGAACTTGGTTTTGATACGCTGAGCGCCATTAATGCCGATACAGAGGAAACATTCAGGAAACTGGATGCTTTTTATGAAAAGGCAAAAAAGTCCGATGTAGCGCTGGTCTTTTACGCTGGTCACGGGATACATTATAACGGGGAAAATTACCTGTTGCCAGTTGACGTGCCCCGTACAAAGTCTCCTGGTTTTGCAGAAAAGGCGATTTCTGTTACAACATTGATCGATAGATTGCAGAAACAAACTCCCGGTTTCTGCGTGATCATCATGGACGCCTGCCGTGAGGACCCTTATTTCAAATCCGAATCTGACTCTGTGGCAACAAAAGCATTTAAGAAAGTATATGTCGAGAATCAGATCCCGAACTGTTACGTGGCGCTGTCCACCTCCGAAAATGGATTCTCTTATAACAGTCCGAAAAACAATGGATTCTACACAAGTTCCCTGCTGAAAAACCTAAAAAAAGGCGCGCGAATGGACGAAGTTTTCAGGATTGCCAGAGGTGAGGTAATGGACGAGGCAGTTAAATTCGGCTCCAAACAAGAACCCGTTTTTGATAATCGCGCGCGGGATATTCTGATCCTTTGA
- a CDS encoding hybrid sensor histidine kinase/response regulator transcription factor, giving the protein MKSIRLKILLTFRLAYLMITLDVVSFAACAQHVMPKFTSLTSTDGLSSNTITAILKDRYGLMWFATDDGLNRFDGTEVLVYRHDKKDSCSLRSSDISSLHQDRSGRIWVGTIEGGLHLYDRRKNSFISISSPHSVTSIASDVSGKLWVGTTAGLVNVDPENRHISAFSAMPNIPDEISKGRILSIAIDSKRNVWVGSKSGLFKIEPDNKNNEYINYLQSIPDEAGSRTVKSIIEDHQGNIWVGTYSGVFKLNADGQIVRHFKYEPDNKHSLSTNMVFEIALENEHRLWICTDAGLNILDTRDGTIIRYGPDTRTQFSLSNKSVRSILFDNEGICWLGTYKGGVNKYDKNLAIFGLKRSDVNDPYGLSGSFVTSFAENGSEELFVGTDGGGLNLYNRNTNLFKKFPINPKNKKAASGLAILTLELMSSNELWIGTFQDGLIQLNPKTGAYTQYVRGKDSSSLNNNEIFCLEKDKSGKLWVGTNGGGVHVFDPVTRRFTRLHDPGVSVTQRTIPLNGYIRDILLDSRGKLWIASHGTGIAVFDPVAKKSVLLDRQSSNLLSNIVYSLLEDSKGNIWAGTSGEGLALYDPPSGKFIAYGAKEGLASNIVNKVLEDAQGRIWVSTNQGISSFDVTNKKFTNYTTYNGIQDRTFALGSGMRAADHTLFFGGIAGFNYIDTRRLPNSKRIPPILLKDLRVGNRSITPADSNLIDADISVAKTISLDYKQNFSIGYTALDYTNPRQMRYRHRLVGMESEWNETGLANLASYTNLSPGEYVFEVQTSCDGINWSPHTKSVAVKVKPPFYLTIYAYIFYLLTPFIIVYLMRRRGIQKLQRQFREQQQRAEAEQAQELDRMKIKFLTNLSHEFRTPISLILAPVDNLLVKTKSTDLQPSAVAIKRNAKRLLNLVDQLLDFKNMQAQEVKLDLKTRDVILYIKDTCEQFSDLSIRKGIQFKIESSLDELMMDFDADKLERILFNLLSNAFKFTPKGGVVALKIDQHADSEEKHWLAIMVTDTGIGIAEDNHDKIFERFFQSDTDPSVLNQGSGIGLSIVREFVQMHQGTISVNSGQGLGSTFTVQLPIADPQQLSVTKEHGSAPVTTENGKSSPKLGKANLEDLSNVLIIEDNDEFRHYLKESLVPFYNVIEASNGKEGWQKTLSHHPELIVSDIAMPEMDGITLSQKIKSDKRTKHIPIILLTASNREQQQLEGLNSGANDYLTKPFNFDILNAKINNLILLNRLLKGVYSRHFQVSGQRPQIESSQEKLLKDVLSYIEKNLHTSQLSVENLSKHVGMSRGTLYSKVLEMSGQTPIEFIRSIKLEKAALLLENSDLSISQISYMTGFTAPNYFAKSFKAKFNMLPTAYKAKKRRPDEMMTAR; this is encoded by the coding sequence ATGAAATCAATCCGCTTAAAGATCCTGCTTACTTTCCGGCTTGCTTACCTGATGATTACATTGGATGTGGTCTCATTTGCCGCCTGTGCCCAACATGTAATGCCGAAATTTACCTCCCTTACCTCCACGGACGGATTGTCTTCCAACACGATAACGGCCATATTAAAAGATCGCTATGGCCTGATGTGGTTTGCCACCGACGACGGGCTGAACAGATTTGACGGAACCGAGGTATTGGTCTACCGCCATGATAAGAAAGATTCCTGCTCACTGAGATCCAGTGACATTTCGAGCCTGCATCAGGACCGGTCGGGCCGGATTTGGGTAGGGACAATCGAGGGCGGCCTCCACCTTTACGACCGTAGAAAAAACTCCTTTATAAGCATATCATCCCCGCACAGTGTTACCAGCATCGCCAGCGATGTGTCGGGAAAATTGTGGGTGGGAACAACGGCTGGATTGGTCAATGTAGACCCCGAAAACCGTCACATCAGCGCTTTTTCGGCCATGCCCAATATTCCCGACGAAATCTCGAAAGGAAGGATCCTGAGCATAGCTATTGACAGCAAAAGGAATGTTTGGGTTGGCTCCAAAAGCGGTTTATTCAAAATTGAACCGGACAACAAGAACAATGAATACATCAACTATCTGCAATCCATACCCGATGAAGCCGGGTCGCGGACGGTAAAGTCCATTATTGAGGACCACCAGGGAAACATTTGGGTGGGAACTTACAGCGGTGTCTTCAAGCTGAACGCGGACGGGCAAATCGTCCGCCACTTCAAATATGAACCTGATAACAAGCATTCGTTGAGCACCAATATGGTTTTTGAGATTGCCTTGGAAAATGAACACAGGCTCTGGATCTGCACCGACGCAGGCCTTAATATTCTTGATACGCGCGACGGAACCATTATCCGCTATGGCCCCGACACAAGGACCCAATTTAGCCTAAGCAACAAATCCGTGCGTAGCATTCTCTTCGACAACGAGGGCATTTGCTGGCTGGGAACCTATAAGGGAGGGGTTAACAAATATGATAAAAACCTGGCTATCTTCGGATTAAAGCGCTCTGATGTGAATGATCCATATGGTTTGAGCGGATCCTTTGTTACCTCTTTTGCCGAAAACGGATCAGAGGAGTTATTTGTGGGCACCGACGGAGGCGGACTAAACTTGTATAATCGGAATACAAATCTCTTCAAAAAATTTCCAATCAACCCCAAAAATAAGAAAGCTGCATCCGGACTGGCTATCCTGACATTAGAACTGATGTCCAGTAATGAACTTTGGATAGGAACATTCCAGGACGGCTTGATTCAGCTCAACCCCAAAACAGGCGCTTATACACAGTACGTGCGCGGGAAAGATTCATCTAGTCTGAATAACAATGAGATTTTCTGTTTGGAAAAAGACAAGTCCGGCAAGTTATGGGTAGGAACTAATGGCGGAGGGGTGCACGTGTTTGATCCGGTAACAAGACGTTTTACCAGATTACATGATCCTGGCGTTTCGGTCACCCAGCGCACCATTCCGCTCAACGGCTATATTAGGGACATTTTACTGGACAGCCGCGGAAAGCTCTGGATCGCCTCGCACGGAACAGGCATCGCTGTCTTTGATCCGGTTGCGAAAAAATCGGTGCTTTTGGACAGACAAAGCAGTAATCTGCTCAGCAACATTGTCTATTCGCTTCTGGAAGACAGCAAAGGGAATATTTGGGCCGGCACATCGGGAGAAGGATTGGCTTTGTATGATCCGCCTTCCGGGAAGTTTATTGCCTATGGAGCCAAGGAAGGGCTGGCAAGCAATATTGTCAATAAGGTTCTCGAGGACGCACAAGGGCGGATTTGGGTCAGTACTAATCAGGGCATCAGCTCATTTGATGTAACAAATAAAAAGTTTACCAACTACACTACTTACAATGGCATCCAGGACAGGACGTTTGCGCTCGGTTCGGGCATGCGTGCGGCCGATCACACACTTTTTTTTGGCGGAATTGCCGGATTCAACTATATAGACACCCGTAGGCTACCCAACAGCAAACGCATCCCGCCTATCTTGCTGAAAGATCTTAGGGTTGGCAACCGCAGCATTACCCCCGCAGATTCCAACTTAATAGATGCGGATATTTCAGTGGCGAAAACCATAAGCCTGGATTACAAGCAAAATTTTTCGATCGGCTATACTGCGCTGGATTACACAAACCCCAGGCAAATGCGTTACCGGCACCGGCTTGTGGGCATGGAATCGGAATGGAACGAAACGGGCTTAGCCAATCTGGCGAGCTACACCAACCTGAGCCCGGGCGAGTATGTTTTTGAGGTACAGACCAGTTGCGACGGCATCAACTGGAGTCCGCACACCAAATCGGTTGCTGTGAAGGTCAAACCACCTTTTTACCTGACTATTTATGCATACATTTTCTATTTGCTGACGCCATTTATCATTGTATACCTCATGAGACGGCGCGGCATTCAGAAGCTGCAGAGGCAGTTCAGAGAGCAACAGCAACGGGCGGAAGCAGAGCAGGCCCAGGAATTGGACCGGATGAAAATCAAATTTCTGACCAATTTAAGTCACGAGTTCAGGACACCCATTTCCCTGATCCTGGCGCCCGTTGACAACCTGCTGGTCAAGACCAAATCGACTGACTTGCAGCCGTCGGCAGTCGCCATCAAACGGAATGCAAAAAGGTTACTGAACCTGGTAGACCAGTTGCTGGATTTCAAAAACATGCAGGCGCAGGAAGTCAAGCTCGACCTGAAAACCAGGGACGTTATTTTATACATTAAAGATACTTGCGAGCAATTCAGTGATCTTTCCATCCGGAAGGGGATTCAATTTAAAATCGAGAGTTCGCTCGATGAGCTTATGATGGACTTTGATGCGGACAAACTCGAACGGATCTTGTTCAATTTGCTTTCGAATGCGTTTAAATTTACGCCAAAAGGCGGAGTAGTGGCTCTAAAAATTGACCAGCACGCCGATTCGGAAGAAAAGCATTGGCTTGCAATTATGGTCACAGATACCGGGATCGGGATTGCCGAAGATAACCATGATAAGATCTTTGAGCGGTTCTTTCAAAGTGACACCGATCCTTCGGTGCTCAACCAGGGAAGCGGAATTGGTCTGTCGATTGTGCGGGAATTTGTGCAAATGCATCAGGGCACTATTTCGGTTAACAGCGGGCAGGGGCTGGGCAGCACATTTACGGTTCAGCTGCCCATTGCCGATCCCCAGCAGCTTTCGGTGACCAAAGAACACGGTTCAGCACCTGTCACTACCGAAAATGGAAAAAGCTCTCCCAAGCTGGGAAAGGCCAATCTGGAAGATTTGTCCAACGTGCTCATCATTGAGGACAATGACGAGTTCAGGCATTATCTGAAAGAAAGTCTGGTACCTTTTTATAACGTCATAGAAGCGAGCAATGGCAAAGAAGGCTGGCAAAAAACGCTCAGCCATCATCCGGAACTGATCGTCAGCGACATTGCGATGCCGGAAATGGACGGCATTACGCTGAGCCAGAAAATCAAATCAGACAAACGGACCAAGCACATTCCCATTATCCTTTTGACTGCTTCCAACCGAGAGCAGCAGCAGCTTGAAGGCCTCAACTCCGGAGCTAACGACTATTTGACCAAGCCATTTAATTTCGATATTCTCAATGCGAAGATCAACAATTTAATTTTGCTGAACCGCCTATTAAAAGGCGTCTATTCCCGGCATTTTCAGGTTTCCGGCCAGAGACCACAAATCGAATCCAGCCAGGAAAAACTACTCAAGGATGTGCTCTCTTACATCGAAAAAAACCTGCATACATCTCAGCTTAGCGTTGAAAATCTGAGCAAACACGTCGGCATGAGCAGGGGAACATTGTACAGCAAAGTCTTGGAAATGAGTGGTCAGACCCCTATCGAATTTATTCGTTCCATCAAGCTCGAAAAAGCGGCGCTACTCTTAGAGAATAGCGATTTGAGCATTTCGCAGATTTCTTATATGACAGGCTTCACGGCCCCAAATTACTTTGCAAAATCCTTTAAGGCGAAGTTTAACATGCTGCCAACAGCATACAAGGCTAAGAAAAGGCGACCCGATGAAATGATGACAGCCCGGTAA